Proteins from a genomic interval of Treponema brennaborense DSM 12168:
- a CDS encoding MarR family winged helix-turn-helix transcriptional regulator: MTRRTKGGALVSQIHQVCSRVWAALLREEGLGDMGGARGRVLFVLWTHDCVPIRTLAEKTGLDKSTLTGVLDRLERDGYITRREDENDRRSFLVCRTGKDRFFEEKVPAVSDKMNGIFYRGFSDEEIAAVDGLLQRILDNCREADAARGK, from the coding sequence ATGACGCGGCGGACTAAAGGCGGAGCGCTCGTATCGCAGATCCATCAAGTGTGCAGCCGGGTGTGGGCGGCGCTGCTGCGGGAAGAGGGACTCGGCGATATGGGCGGCGCACGCGGCAGAGTACTGTTCGTTCTCTGGACGCACGACTGCGTACCGATACGGACGCTTGCGGAGAAAACGGGACTCGATAAGTCGACGCTCACCGGCGTGCTCGACCGGCTTGAACGCGACGGATACATAACGAGACGGGAAGACGAAAACGATCGGCGGTCGTTTCTGGTATGCAGAACCGGCAAAGACCGTTTTTTTGAAGAAAAAGTTCCCGCCGTTTCCGATAAAATGAACGGTATTTTCTACCGCGGATTCAGCGATGAAGAAATTGCGGCGGTCGACGGGCTGCTGCAGCGGATTCTCGACAACTGCAGGGAAGCCGACGCAGCCCGCGGAAAATGA
- a CDS encoding pyridoxamine 5'-phosphate oxidase family protein produces MDIRDVVTIMKTSKAAVLSTVNESGYPESRALLNLANAKKYPKLADKAIRLTENTVTLYFTTNTSSRKITQLRANPKASLYFCIPDKFLGAGAVGEIEEITDETVKKEFWQTGWRIYYPKGYTDPDYTLLKFTSKKIRCWGGFAKHEFS; encoded by the coding sequence ATGGACATACGGGACGTCGTTACTATTATGAAAACCTCGAAGGCAGCAGTACTTTCGACGGTAAACGAATCCGGATATCCGGAAAGCAGAGCGCTGCTCAATCTGGCGAACGCGAAAAAATATCCCAAGCTGGCGGATAAAGCCATCCGGCTCACGGAAAATACCGTTACGCTCTATTTTACGACGAACACGTCGTCGCGCAAGATCACCCAATTACGGGCAAATCCCAAAGCGTCGCTTTATTTCTGCATACCCGATAAATTTCTGGGTGCGGGTGCCGTCGGCGAAATCGAAGAAATCACGGATGAAACGGTAAAAAAAGAGTTCTGGCAGACCGGCTGGCGAATTTACTATCCGAAAGGCTATACCGATCCCGACTACACGCTGCTTAAATTTACCTCAAAAAAGATCCGCTGCTGGGGCGGCTTTGCAAAACACGAATTTTCATGA
- a CDS encoding late competence development ComFB family protein produces the protein MHNIMEDRVAERVDALYEAIQKEHPGFLSCDCESCRADTLCYVLNRIPAKYIVSDRGVTYSSLAGSTQLKADIDALVIEGMKIVNTAKRPYHKEKGRLPNVPKTPAFVFPACIGTVYDGHTFEPIPNAQITILCNGKNVQMEDITWSNPCYTYQSTQGTYSFKPAAVPAEKPGVSTEFSFTVEITADGYEPHLHSFTIPVTSGGESAECFSIRLQDSYLFMPSEDADKQPN, from the coding sequence GTGCATAACATAATGGAAGACCGAGTCGCCGAGCGTGTCGACGCTTTATACGAGGCAATACAAAAAGAACATCCGGGATTTCTTTCCTGTGACTGCGAAAGCTGCCGGGCAGACACGCTCTGCTACGTTTTAAACAGGATACCCGCAAAATATATCGTTTCCGACCGCGGAGTAACCTATTCGTCTCTTGCCGGAAGTACGCAGTTAAAAGCGGATATAGACGCGCTGGTTATTGAAGGGATGAAAATAGTGAATACGGCGAAACGTCCGTATCATAAGGAAAAGGGACGGCTTCCGAACGTTCCGAAAACACCGGCGTTCGTTTTTCCGGCCTGCATCGGCACCGTATACGACGGACATACTTTTGAACCGATTCCGAACGCACAGATAACGATTTTGTGCAACGGCAAAAACGTTCAAATGGAAGACATAACCTGGTCGAATCCGTGTTACACATACCAGTCCACACAGGGTACGTATTCATTTAAACCCGCCGCCGTTCCCGCGGAAAAACCGGGTGTCAGCACTGAATTTTCCTTTACGGTTGAAATTACCGCCGACGGCTACGAACCGCATCTGCATTCGTTTACGATTCCGGTAACCAGCGGCGGAGAAAGCGCCGAATGTTTTTCAATCAGACTGCAAGACAGTTATCTGTTTATGCCGTCGGAAGATGCCGATAAACAGCCAAACTGA
- a CDS encoding HD domain-containing protein, whose translation MGTYTAIRDPLWKHVYLPEPLAAALKTPEFIRLSRIRQLGPAELVYPGAVHTRFGHSIGVYGIAKKLLDALASRGADGWITETGRASWYAAALFHDIGHFPYTHSFKELPLLSHETLSAQTVRTDRIAFCIARSGGDPEQTAAIIDTGVRTTDPETLFYRKLLSGVLDPDKLDYLNRDAYYCGVPYGIQDTEFTLDKLHPDRERGIVIDSDAILSVENLLFSKYLMYRSVYWHRTIRIATAMMKKAVFAALSRSLIQPEQLYGQDDTGIHSLLDFPPECFPEGVCADGVRTRQLFTVIGEIPFDENNPLHKKLEDLRCRTETEQNLAEKLKIAGPQLLIDIPERISFESDLWIGDESVPFSKSSTVFSELTIDSFTRSLRKIRIAVQNTAAAGISAQKIAAFFNMDYTDTNGGL comes from the coding sequence ATGGGCACCTATACCGCAATACGCGATCCGTTATGGAAGCACGTGTATCTTCCCGAACCGCTGGCTGCCGCGCTGAAAACGCCTGAGTTTATCAGGCTTTCACGCATCAGGCAGCTCGGCCCTGCGGAACTGGTGTATCCGGGTGCAGTGCACACCCGCTTCGGCCATTCGATCGGTGTGTACGGTATTGCAAAAAAACTGCTGGACGCGCTCGCTTCCCGCGGAGCCGACGGCTGGATCACCGAAACGGGACGGGCGTCCTGGTACGCCGCCGCACTGTTCCACGATATCGGTCATTTTCCGTACACACACTCGTTCAAAGAATTGCCGCTGCTCTCCCATGAAACGCTTTCGGCACAAACGGTTCGCACCGATCGGATCGCTTTCTGCATAGCGCGCTCAGGCGGTGATCCGGAACAGACTGCCGCCATTATCGATACCGGCGTACGTACGACCGACCCGGAAACGCTTTTTTACCGAAAATTATTATCCGGCGTACTCGACCCTGATAAATTGGACTATCTTAACCGCGACGCCTATTACTGCGGCGTGCCGTACGGCATTCAGGATACGGAGTTTACGCTCGATAAATTACATCCCGACCGGGAGCGCGGAATCGTTATCGATTCCGACGCGATTCTCTCCGTTGAAAATCTGCTTTTTTCCAAATATCTGATGTACCGTTCCGTGTACTGGCACCGCACTATCAGGATAGCCACGGCCATGATGAAAAAAGCGGTGTTCGCGGCTCTGTCGCGATCGCTGATTCAGCCGGAACAGTTGTACGGGCAAGACGATACGGGTATCCACTCCCTGCTCGATTTTCCGCCGGAGTGCTTTCCCGAAGGCGTATGTGCCGACGGCGTCAGAACGCGGCAGCTGTTCACCGTCATAGGGGAAATTCCGTTCGACGAGAATAATCCGCTCCACAAAAAACTGGAAGATCTCCGCTGCCGGACGGAAACGGAGCAGAACCTCGCGGAAAAACTGAAAATTGCAGGTCCTCAGCTGCTGATCGACATACCGGAGCGGATTTCATTTGAAAGCGACCTGTGGATCGGCGACGAGTCGGTGCCTTTTTCAAAAAGTTCAACGGTATTCTCCGAGCTGACTATAGATTCGTTCACACGCAGCTTGCGTAAAATCAGAATCGCCGTGCAGAATACGGCTGCCGCGGGCATTTCGGCACAAAAGATTGCAGCTTTTTTCAATATGGATTATACTGATACAAACGGAGGTTTGTGA
- a CDS encoding aconitate hydratase: MALTLAEKIIQAHLVPQACPDTHFTGGNPIERGVDIAIRIDQTLTQDATGTMTYLQFETIGIPRVKTDVSVSYVDHNTLQTDFRNMDDHRYLQSIAAKYGLWFSRAGNGICHQVHLERFGEPGKTLLGSDSHTPTGGGIGMIAIGAGGLDVAVAMGGGAFHLAMPKVYGVKLTGSLRKGVGAKDVILEVLRRETVKGGVGAVYEYFGSGVESLTVPQRATITNMGAELGATCSVFPSDGATKAFLTAMGRADVWKELKADEGAVYDKIIEIDLSTLQPLAAQPHSPDAVAPVASLAGKPVTQVCIGSCTNSSLDDLAAVAAIVRGKHIAPGVEAGIAPGSRTTLLMAEKAGILGDLIRAGFRILESACGPCIGMGFAPNTEGVSLRTFNRNFKGRSGTTDANVYLVSPETAAAAAVTGVFTDASKLDYDDATYTGTGRITLLSGKDDRLNASDVIRAASDDGMLIAPLDEKAAAAVEILRGPNIKPCPASPAPAQSLTLPVLLKAGDNVSTDDIMPAGTKVLPFRSNIPEIAKFTFERIDTEFYKRAERTGFSGCAVIGGENYGQGSSREHAALGPMYLGVRAVIVKSFARIHQANLINYGIIPITFADAADYDRIESGDTLEIGNIGEALATGKDFKITVTGKSGTKTIAGVNSLAKRSRDILNAGGLAAYTRSGGQ, translated from the coding sequence ATGGCTCTTACATTAGCCGAAAAAATCATTCAAGCGCATTTAGTTCCGCAGGCGTGCCCTGACACGCATTTTACCGGCGGAAATCCGATTGAACGCGGAGTCGACATCGCTATCCGCATAGACCAAACGCTGACGCAGGACGCGACCGGTACGATGACGTATCTGCAATTTGAAACGATCGGCATTCCGCGCGTCAAAACGGACGTATCCGTTTCATACGTAGACCACAACACGCTGCAGACCGATTTCCGCAATATGGACGACCACCGGTACTTACAGAGCATTGCGGCAAAATACGGCTTGTGGTTTTCCCGCGCCGGCAACGGTATCTGTCATCAGGTTCATCTGGAACGATTCGGCGAACCGGGCAAAACGCTGCTCGGTTCCGATTCGCACACCCCCACCGGCGGCGGTATCGGTATGATAGCGATCGGCGCGGGCGGACTCGACGTCGCCGTCGCGATGGGCGGCGGTGCGTTTCACTTGGCCATGCCCAAAGTGTACGGCGTAAAACTGACCGGCTCGCTGCGTAAAGGCGTCGGAGCGAAAGACGTCATTCTTGAAGTGCTGCGGCGCGAAACCGTTAAAGGCGGCGTCGGCGCCGTATACGAATATTTCGGAAGCGGCGTCGAATCGCTGACCGTTCCCCAGCGCGCGACGATCACCAATATGGGTGCCGAACTCGGCGCGACGTGCAGCGTGTTTCCGTCGGACGGTGCTACGAAAGCGTTTCTCACCGCGATGGGCCGCGCGGACGTCTGGAAAGAACTGAAAGCCGACGAAGGCGCCGTATACGATAAGATTATCGAAATAGATTTAAGTACCTTGCAGCCGCTCGCCGCACAGCCGCATTCCCCGGACGCCGTCGCGCCGGTAGCGTCGCTGGCGGGAAAACCGGTAACTCAGGTATGCATCGGCTCCTGCACGAACAGTTCGCTCGACGATCTTGCGGCCGTCGCCGCCATCGTGCGCGGAAAGCATATCGCACCGGGTGTGGAAGCAGGCATCGCGCCGGGAAGCCGCACGACGCTGCTCATGGCAGAAAAGGCGGGCATTCTCGGCGACTTGATCCGTGCCGGATTCCGCATTCTCGAAAGCGCGTGCGGACCGTGCATCGGCATGGGATTTGCGCCGAACACCGAAGGCGTTTCGCTGCGAACGTTCAACCGCAACTTCAAAGGCAGAAGCGGCACGACCGACGCAAACGTGTATCTCGTGTCGCCGGAAACGGCGGCGGCGGCGGCCGTTACCGGAGTCTTTACCGACGCGTCGAAGCTCGATTACGACGACGCGACGTATACGGGCACCGGCAGAATCACCTTGCTTTCGGGAAAAGACGACCGTTTGAACGCTTCCGACGTTATTCGGGCGGCGAGCGACGACGGGATGCTTATTGCGCCGCTTGACGAAAAAGCCGCGGCGGCGGTTGAGATTCTGCGCGGGCCGAACATCAAACCGTGTCCGGCTTCCCCCGCTCCCGCACAGTCGCTGACGCTGCCGGTGCTGCTGAAAGCCGGCGACAACGTTTCGACCGACGACATCATGCCCGCCGGAACCAAAGTGCTGCCGTTCCGCTCGAACATTCCCGAAATAGCGAAATTCACGTTTGAACGTATCGACACGGAGTTTTACAAACGCGCCGAACGCACCGGATTTTCCGGCTGTGCCGTCATCGGCGGAGAAAACTACGGTCAGGGTTCTTCCCGCGAACACGCCGCGCTCGGTCCGATGTACTTAGGCGTCCGCGCCGTTATCGTAAAATCGTTCGCCCGCATTCATCAGGCGAACCTGATCAATTACGGTATCATTCCGATCACGTTTGCCGACGCGGCCGACTACGACCGCATAGAGTCGGGCGACACGCTTGAAATCGGCAACATCGGTGAAGCGCTCGCAACCGGAAAAGATTTCAAAATCACCGTTACCGGAAAATCGGGAACGAAAACGATCGCAGGCGTCAATTCGCTCGCCAAACGCAGCCGCGACATTTTGAACGCGGGCGGACTTGCCGCGTACACCCGCTCAGGCGGACAGTAA
- a CDS encoding DNA-directed RNA polymerase subunit omega — MIFPLEQLIKFKDNIYEITCASSRRAYQLSMVNDPIIEKNDGKVVSIAARQLFTNEVQFRIEQ, encoded by the coding sequence ATGATTTTTCCGTTAGAGCAGCTTATAAAATTTAAAGATAATATTTATGAAATCACCTGTGCGTCCAGCCGGCGTGCGTATCAGCTTTCGATGGTTAACGATCCGATTATTGAAAAAAACGACGGCAAAGTCGTTTCAATCGCCGCCCGGCAGCTTTTTACCAATGAAGTACAGTTCCGTATTGAACAATAG
- the miaA gene encoding tRNA (adenosine(37)-N6)-dimethylallyltransferase MiaA, whose amino-acid sequence MNISETNGTGGLPVLVIFAPTACGKTSLALSLFGKHADSPLAGRAEVVSADSMQVYKGMDIGTAKPDAALRAELPHHLLDVYEPSEPFSAGDFVRCADEACRDIFRRGKLPLVMGGTGFYIRNFLCGLPPTPESDGTLRSALQARLRAEGASALYAELQAADPVSAARIHPNDEYRIVRALEVCAASGKPLSSFPVTAETRSGFRFCTIILQRDRQELYGRIDARVDEMFTAGLVQEVERLIRGGVRSDDPGMQAIGYREFLFPEIRAIPSEAERTAALKELIRRDSRRYAKRQYTFCRGIPGAEYVHADDAARITEKILSFYVASGLDVN is encoded by the coding sequence GTGAACATCTCTGAAACGAACGGAACCGGCGGCTTGCCGGTTCTTGTCATTTTTGCCCCCACTGCCTGCGGTAAGACGTCGTTGGCGCTTTCCCTGTTCGGAAAACACGCCGATTCGCCGCTTGCGGGCCGAGCGGAGGTCGTCAGCGCCGATTCCATGCAGGTGTACAAAGGCATGGATATCGGTACGGCAAAGCCCGACGCCGCGCTTCGGGCGGAACTCCCGCATCATTTACTGGACGTGTACGAGCCGAGCGAACCTTTTTCCGCCGGAGATTTCGTGCGCTGCGCGGATGAAGCGTGCCGCGATATCTTCAGACGCGGAAAACTTCCGCTCGTTATGGGCGGCACCGGATTTTATATACGGAATTTTCTGTGCGGACTGCCGCCGACTCCCGAATCTGACGGTACGCTGCGTTCCGCCTTGCAGGCGCGGCTTCGGGCGGAAGGCGCGTCCGCACTGTACGCCGAATTGCAGGCGGCGGATCCGGTCAGCGCCGCCCGTATTCACCCGAACGACGAATACCGCATCGTGCGCGCGCTTGAAGTATGCGCGGCGAGCGGAAAACCGCTCAGTTCGTTTCCCGTGACCGCCGAAACCCGGAGCGGATTCCGGTTTTGCACGATAATTTTGCAGCGCGACCGGCAGGAACTGTACGGCCGCATAGACGCGCGCGTTGACGAAATGTTCACCGCGGGACTCGTGCAAGAGGTGGAGCGCCTGATACGCGGCGGCGTTCGCTCGGACGATCCGGGAATGCAGGCGATAGGTTACCGCGAATTCCTGTTTCCCGAAATCCGTGCGATACCGTCGGAGGCCGAACGAACCGCTGCGCTCAAAGAGCTGATACGCCGCGACAGCCGCCGGTACGCAAAGCGGCAGTATACGTTCTGCCGCGGAATTCCCGGTGCGGAGTACGTGCACGCCGACGACGCTGCCCGGATAACGGAGAAAATACTTTCCTTTTATGTTGCTTCCGGTCTTGACGTAAATTAA
- the dxs gene encoding 1-deoxy-D-xylulose-5-phosphate synthase — MANNYVRVRSYNTILPDIRSPADLKKLDKKDLILLAKEIRKKIIEVVGKNGGHLASNLGVVELTIALHRVFDSPADAFVWDVSHQCYAHKLLTGRYDSFDTLRKKDGVSGFTKRAESEHDFFDAGHSSTSVSSALGLLTGRALRHQDGKVIAVIGDGALTGGMAMEALSHAGQISKNLIVILNDNQMSISRNTGSLSRYLSRLTMTASYQTFRFNIDRFVGKLPFINTYFTKFIFRFKRSLKALLYQNNLFVELGFEYVGPLNGHNTEELERVFSHVKKLNRPVVVHVVTKKGRGYSPAENDPAAFHGIGPFCISDGTVEKFDTLSFTEAFSAALLDIAAKDSRVVAITAAMAKGTGLGPFARHYPDRFFDVGIAEQHAVTFAGGLSAAGIVPVTAIYSTFMQRAIDQLIHDIALPAAPSVFVLDRAGAVPDDGETHQGAFDIALIRPVPNMIMLAPASAAELGLCLGWAVGRSAPVVIRYPKSTCPSEQVCFSQPLREGRGVLLPYEEFAPVAVSGKARVLLVCTGGIFAEVLAAARSLSLQNIAADIYNIRFIKPVDTAYFVDTAEPYGTVVFVEDGVVTGGIGRQLELSLSEAGLQKKTAVLGLPDAFLAQGKRAEILADAGLSPEHIAAIARSIL, encoded by the coding sequence TTGGCAAATAATTATGTTCGAGTTCGGAGTTATAATACGATTTTACCTGATATACGTTCGCCGGCGGATCTGAAAAAGCTCGACAAAAAAGACTTGATCCTTTTGGCGAAAGAAATACGGAAAAAAATTATAGAAGTTGTCGGTAAGAACGGCGGACATTTGGCAAGCAATCTCGGCGTAGTGGAACTGACTATCGCCCTGCATCGGGTATTCGACAGTCCTGCGGATGCGTTCGTTTGGGACGTCAGCCATCAGTGTTACGCCCATAAACTGCTGACGGGAAGATACGATTCGTTCGATACGCTCCGTAAAAAAGACGGTGTCTCCGGATTTACGAAGCGCGCGGAGAGCGAGCATGATTTTTTTGACGCCGGCCATTCTTCTACGTCGGTGTCGTCCGCGCTCGGATTATTAACCGGCCGGGCGCTTCGGCATCAGGACGGTAAAGTTATCGCCGTTATCGGTGACGGCGCGCTTACCGGCGGTATGGCTATGGAAGCGCTTTCTCACGCCGGACAGATTTCAAAAAATCTCATCGTCATTCTGAACGATAATCAGATGTCCATCAGCAGAAATACCGGATCGTTGTCTCGGTATTTGAGCCGCCTCACGATGACCGCTTCGTATCAGACTTTCAGGTTCAACATAGACCGCTTCGTCGGCAAACTGCCGTTTATCAACACGTATTTTACGAAATTCATTTTCCGTTTCAAGCGATCGCTTAAAGCGCTTTTATATCAGAATAATTTGTTCGTCGAACTCGGATTTGAATACGTCGGGCCGCTGAACGGCCATAACACGGAAGAACTGGAACGGGTTTTTTCGCACGTGAAAAAACTGAACAGACCCGTCGTCGTGCACGTGGTGACCAAAAAAGGCCGCGGCTACAGTCCTGCGGAAAACGATCCGGCGGCTTTTCACGGTATCGGGCCGTTTTGCATTTCGGACGGTACCGTTGAAAAATTCGATACGCTCAGTTTTACCGAAGCTTTTTCCGCCGCGCTGCTCGACATTGCGGCCAAAGACAGCCGCGTGGTCGCCATCACGGCGGCGATGGCAAAGGGGACGGGTTTGGGGCCGTTTGCGCGTCATTATCCGGATCGGTTTTTCGACGTGGGCATCGCCGAGCAGCACGCCGTTACGTTTGCCGGCGGATTGTCGGCTGCGGGTATCGTTCCGGTAACGGCCATTTATTCCACGTTCATGCAGCGCGCGATCGATCAGCTGATTCACGACATCGCGCTGCCGGCGGCTCCGTCGGTGTTCGTACTCGACCGCGCCGGCGCCGTTCCCGACGACGGTGAAACGCATCAGGGAGCGTTCGACATCGCGCTTATCAGACCGGTACCGAATATGATCATGCTGGCGCCGGCTTCCGCGGCGGAACTCGGTTTGTGTCTCGGCTGGGCCGTCGGCCGGTCGGCGCCGGTCGTTATCAGATATCCGAAATCGACGTGCCCTTCGGAACAGGTCTGCTTTTCACAGCCGCTGCGGGAAGGCCGCGGCGTACTGCTTCCGTACGAGGAATTCGCGCCGGTCGCCGTTTCGGGCAAGGCCCGCGTGCTGCTCGTGTGTACCGGCGGCATTTTTGCCGAAGTGCTCGCTGCCGCCCGTTCTCTTTCGCTGCAGAATATTGCAGCCGATATATACAATATCAGATTCATCAAACCGGTTGATACGGCGTATTTCGTTGACACCGCCGAACCGTACGGAACGGTCGTCTTTGTAGAAGACGGCGTCGTGACCGGCGGAATCGGGCGTCAATTGGAACTTTCGCTGTCCGAAGCCGGTTTGCAAAAAAAAACAGCGGTGCTCGGCTTGCCTGACGCATTTCTGGCGCAGGGAAAACGTGCGGAAATTCTTGCCGACGCGGGACTGTCTCCCGAACATATAGCCGCCATCGCAAGGAGCATTTTATGA
- the folP gene encoding dihydropteroate synthase — MKQTLPLRCHAGIEECRISTELPAFVMGIINVTPDSFWEGSRSFRTDAAEKALEMIAGGADVIDIGGESSRPGAAYVGADEELRRILPVIEEIRRHSDCPISVDTRKKTVMQAAHEAGADILNDISALEDDPELGPYAAAEKIPVILMHKRGIPAIMQNNTAYENVFEEVDSYLRQRAQYALQCGIAEDRIILDPGIGFGKDFAANRTLILRCGELGGGRFPVLMALSRKTCVGDMTGKSIADRLAGTLAANLLSVQNGAVILRVHDVKETRDMLCVMEKLRR, encoded by the coding sequence ATGAAACAAACGTTGCCGCTGCGGTGTCACGCAGGAATTGAAGAGTGCCGGATTTCCACCGAACTTCCGGCTTTCGTTATGGGGATCATAAACGTTACCCCCGATTCGTTCTGGGAGGGCAGCCGGAGTTTCCGCACTGATGCGGCGGAAAAAGCTCTCGAAATGATTGCCGGCGGAGCCGATGTCATAGATATCGGCGGCGAGTCGAGCCGTCCCGGAGCGGCGTACGTCGGTGCCGATGAAGAACTGCGGAGAATCCTTCCGGTTATTGAAGAGATCCGCCGTCATTCCGACTGTCCGATTTCCGTCGATACGCGCAAAAAAACGGTTATGCAGGCGGCGCATGAAGCAGGCGCCGACATACTGAACGACATTTCGGCACTTGAAGACGATCCCGAGCTCGGTCCGTACGCCGCGGCCGAAAAAATTCCGGTAATTCTTATGCACAAACGCGGAATTCCTGCTATAATGCAAAATAATACCGCGTATGAAAACGTATTTGAAGAAGTGGATTCGTATCTTCGGCAGCGGGCGCAGTACGCGCTGCAGTGCGGTATTGCCGAAGACAGAATCATCCTCGATCCCGGTATCGGATTCGGTAAAGATTTTGCCGCCAACCGGACGCTCATCCTGCGCTGCGGTGAATTGGGCGGCGGTCGGTTTCCGGTACTGATGGCGCTGTCGCGAAAAACGTGCGTCGGGGACATGACCGGAAAATCGATTGCGGATCGGCTTGCGGGAACGCTTGCCGCAAACCTGCTTTCCGTTCAGAACGGTGCGGTGATTCTCAGAGTTCACGACGTGAAAGAAACACGCGATATGCTGTGTGTAATGGAGAAACTGCGGCGGTGA
- the cdaA gene encoding diadenylate cyclase CdaA, producing the protein MNTFNIFQNAYNYIRPVLDVGVLTLVLYKAYEVFVKTNGMHLIKAGIMLAVAYAAAVILDLSALLWLLNIVAPSLLVGFAIVFQPELRKVFLKLGQGEWFAFGHRSRHTYVDSVLIAAETLSNQRRGMLAVFVRHTGLKDIIETGQRLNADLSSSLLVTIFGHDTPMHDGAVIIQGGKVLAAGCFLPLSEQYDIKKTFGTRHRAALGVSEETDALVLVVSEESGAISLAYDSKLYYDLTMEQLTKTLESQLEITPDDITQEDDSHENQAVL; encoded by the coding sequence GTGAATACTTTCAACATTTTCCAGAATGCGTATAATTACATCCGGCCGGTATTGGACGTCGGCGTTCTGACTTTGGTGCTTTATAAAGCGTATGAAGTTTTCGTCAAGACGAACGGTATGCATTTGATCAAAGCCGGTATCATGCTCGCCGTCGCGTATGCCGCCGCGGTCATTTTGGATTTATCCGCGCTGCTGTGGCTGCTCAATATCGTCGCGCCGAGTTTGCTGGTCGGTTTTGCGATCGTTTTTCAGCCCGAACTGCGCAAGGTTTTTTTGAAGCTGGGGCAGGGCGAATGGTTTGCGTTCGGCCACCGTTCGCGGCACACCTACGTTGATTCCGTGCTGATTGCGGCGGAAACGCTGTCCAATCAGCGGCGCGGTATGCTGGCTGTGTTCGTCCGCCATACGGGACTGAAAGATATCATTGAAACCGGACAGCGGCTGAATGCCGATCTGTCTTCCAGTCTGCTCGTTACGATATTCGGGCACGATACGCCCATGCACGACGGTGCCGTTATCATTCAGGGCGGAAAAGTACTGGCCGCCGGCTGTTTTCTGCCGCTGTCCGAGCAGTACGACATTAAAAAGACGTTCGGAACTCGTCACCGCGCCGCGCTCGGCGTCTCGGAAGAAACGGATGCGCTCGTCCTTGTCGTGTCGGAAGAAAGCGGCGCTATCAGTCTCGCTTACGATTCCAAACTGTATTACGACCTTACGATGGAGCAGCTGACCAAAACGCTTGAAAGTCAGCTGGAGATAACTCCCGATGATATAACGCAGGAGGATGATTCCCATGAAAATCAGGCCGTTCTTTGA
- a CDS encoding CdaR family protein: MKIRPFFEKCVNNWPAKVICLVLAVLLYFFYHLTTLDTKIIAVPLSVSAQGNMLPAEFTDSSVRVTLRGKSDEIARIKSGDISAYLDIDTYTVSGRYDVPVQIKLDPTLMVIEPLEVKVSPVVVSMDISERAFVQVPVSANIQGSVAAGYQITAVSVTPSTVLMTGAERIIKAVSSVYSDSVSADGKTASFSQSVPVLNRNALISFAGDRNVDVSVTVEPVKLTRSFENQPVYLYGLPAELEAACEPAAVSFTLNGNQLSLESYKPELYTARADCSKLSAAGTYEVPLELAVPAGVSVVSKTAETVSVTVTAAANNDDSEPNIYE; the protein is encoded by the coding sequence ATGAAAATCAGGCCGTTCTTTGAAAAATGCGTAAACAACTGGCCTGCAAAGGTTATTTGTCTGGTGCTGGCCGTTCTCCTGTATTTTTTTTATCATTTGACGACGCTCGATACGAAAATAATCGCGGTTCCCTTGTCGGTGTCGGCGCAGGGAAACATGCTGCCTGCCGAATTCACCGATTCGTCCGTGCGCGTAACGCTGCGCGGCAAAAGCGACGAGATCGCCCGTATTAAAAGCGGCGATATTTCGGCGTATCTCGATATCGACACGTATACCGTCAGCGGCCGCTACGACGTTCCGGTGCAGATCAAACTCGATCCGACGCTGATGGTCATCGAGCCGCTTGAAGTGAAAGTTTCTCCCGTCGTCGTGTCGATGGATATATCGGAGCGCGCGTTCGTGCAGGTTCCCGTTTCGGCGAACATACAGGGCAGCGTTGCGGCCGGGTATCAGATAACTGCGGTCAGCGTAACGCCTTCGACGGTGCTGATGACCGGCGCCGAACGGATCATAAAAGCCGTTTCTTCCGTGTATTCCGATTCCGTTTCCGCCGACGGTAAAACGGCGTCCTTTTCACAGTCCGTGCCGGTTTTGAACCGGAACGCGCTGATATCGTTCGCGGGCGACCGGAACGTCGACGTTTCGGTTACGGTGGAGCCGGTCAAGCTGACCCGTTCGTTTGAAAATCAGCCCGTATATCTGTACGGACTGCCGGCGGAGTTGGAAGCGGCCTGCGAGCCGGCTGCCGTTTCTTTTACACTGAACGGGAATCAGCTTTCCCTTGAATCGTATAAACCTGAACTGTACACCGCGCGAGCCGACTGTTCCAAGCTGTCGGCTGCCGGAACGTACGAAGTACCGCTCGAACTTGCCGTTCCTGCCGGAGTTTCCGTCGTGTCGAAAACGGCGGAAACCGTGTCCGTAACGGTCACTGCGGCGGCGAATAACGATGATTCCGAGCCGAATATTTACGAATAG